The Candidatus Eisenbacteria bacterium genomic interval TTCCCGGATGCGAGAACGCCGCCTGGAGCAGCGGGCGGAGCTGCTTCTGGTCGCCCGAGAAGGAGCGCGCGACGAAGCCGCAGCCCAGCTCGATCGCCAGCGCGCACAGGTCGATCGGCATGAGACGGTTGGCCTCGCCGCTCTTGCGCGTGCTGCCGATGTCGGCGGTGGCGCTGAATTGCCCCTTGGTCAGGCCGTAGACGCCGTTGTTCTCGACGATGTACACGACCGGCACGTTGCGGCGCACGAGGTGCGCGAACTGGCCGATGCCGATGCTGGCCGTGTCGCCGTCGCCCGAGACGCCGATCAGGGTCAGGCCGCGGTTGGCGACCGCGACCCCGGTGGCGATGCTCGGCATGCGGCCGTGCACGGCGTTGAAGCCGTGCGAGTGCCCGAGGAAGTAGGCCGGCGTCTTGCTCGAGCAGCCGATGCCCGAGAGCTTCGCCACCCGGTGCGGCTCGAGCCCCGCCTCCCACGCGGCCTGGATGATGCCGCCGGTGATCGCGTTGTGGCCGCAGCCGGGGCACAGCGTCGTCTTGCTGCCGTCGTAGTCGGCTCGCGTCAGTCCGACGCGGTTGACCGGCGGACCGCCGGCCGGCGGGGTGCTCGTGGCGCTCATCGTGAGGCTCCTTCGCTGATCGCGGCCGCCGGCACGCCTTCGTGGGCGAGCACGCCGTCGGTGACGCTGCGCGCGTCGAGCGGCAGGCCGGAGTAGTGCAGCACCGGGCGCAGGGCCGCCGCGCGCTCCGGGAGTTCGGCGCGCAGCCGCTCGGTGAGCTGCGCGTCGCGGTTCTGCTCGATCACGTACACGCGCGGGTGCCGGCGCGCGAACGCGTGCACCTCGGGGTGCAGCGGCAGCGCCCGCACCCGCAGGTAGGACGCCTTCACGCCGGCGGCCGCGAGCTGGTCCAGCGCCTCGATCACCGCCCAGTGCGAGGTGCCGTAGGCGATGAGGCCGACCTCGGCGCCCTGCGCCTCGCGAACCTCCGGCGCCGGCAGCAGCGTGCGGGCCGTTTCCATCTTCTTCTTCAGCCGGTCCATGTTGCGCACGTACACCTCGGGGCTCTCGGTGTAGCGCGCCGCCTCGTCGTGGCCCGAGCCGCGCGTGAAGTAGATGCCCTTGTGGTTCTTCACGCCCGGCAGCGTGCGGTACGGGATGCCGTCGCCGTCCACGTCGCGGTAGCGTTCGAACTTCGCGACCGTCTCGAGCGCCGCGTCGTCGAGCACCTTGCCGCGGTCGAACGGCGCCGCCGGGTACTCGAACGGCGCGGTCATCCAGTTGTTCATGCCGAGATCGAGGTCGCTCAGCACCAGCAGCGGGCACTGCAGCCGCTCGGAGAAGTCGAACGCCCGGCCGCCGAACTCGAAGCACTCCGCGACCGAACCCGGCAGCAGCACCGGATAGGCCGTGTCGCCGTGCCCGAGCCCGTAGGCGAACGACAGGTCGCCCTGCGCCGTGCGCGTCGGCAGGCCGGTGCTGGGTCCGACGCGCTGCACGTCCCAGACGACGCCGGGGATCTCGGCGTAGTAGCCGTAGCCGAAGAACTCGGACATCAGCGAGATGCCGGGGCCGCTGGTGGCGGTCATCGCGCGCGCGCCCGCCCAGCCGGCGCCGAGCACCATGCCGATCGCCGCGATCTCGTCCTCGGCCTGCACGACGCCGAACGTCGCGCGGCCGGTCTTCGGATCGTGGCGGTGCTTCTCGAGCAGGCCGATCAGCGACTCGACGAGCGACGAGGACGGCGTGATCGGGTACCAGCTCACGACCGTGACGCCGCCGAACATCGCGCCCAGCGCCGCCGCCATGTTGCCGTCCATGAGCAGCTGGTTGCGCGTCAGGTCGCGGCGCTCGATGCGGAAGCGCACCGGAGCGGCCGGCGCGTTCGCCGCCGCGAACCCGTAGCCGGCGCGCACCGCCGCCAGGTTGAGCGCCATGGCCTTCGGCTTGCGGCCGAGCTGCGCGGCGAGCGCCTTCTCGACCTCGGCCGGATCGATCCCCGTCAGGCCGCCGACGACGCCGACGTAGATCATGTTCGCGACCAGACGGCGGAGCTTCACGTCGTTCGTGATCGGCTCCATCAGCTTCGTCATCGGCACCCGGTAGACGATCCGGTCGGCCGGCGGTTCGGGCACCTTGATCGAGTCGTTCACCACGATCAACGTGCCCGGCCCCATCGCCGCCACGTCGGCGGCCGCCGTCTCGGGGTTCATCACGACCAGCACGTCGTTGTGCGCGACGCGCGCGACGTAACCCTTCTCGCTCACGCGGATCGTGAACCACGTCGGCAGGCCGGCGATGTTCGACGGGAACAGGTTCTTGCCGCTCACCGGCACGCCCATCTGCAGGATCGAGCGCAGCAGGATGTTGTTGGCGGTCTGGCTGCCGGAACCGTTGACGGTGGCGACGTGGATGCTGAAATCGTTGACGACGGCTTTCACGTGCGCGCCGGGCCCGCGGGCCCGCTCCTCACGGATCGAGAAGTCTGCAAGCAGGCAGACGGCGTCGCCCCGGGCGGCGCCGTCTGGAGTGGGCCGAAACCGTAAGGTCCGCTTCCGCGAGCGTCAACCCGCGCGCGGGGGGCGTGGCGCGGCCGCCGACGCGTCCCGGCGGCCCTCTCGGGGCTTGACTGGGGCGCGCGCGGCCCTATCGTCCCCGGCCATGAAGACGAGCGAAGCCCGAATCGAGCCCACGTCCGAGGTCCTCGACGCCGCCCGCCGATGGCTCGCGCCCGTGCGCGGCGCGCTCGACGCCGATTTTCTCGCCGCGTATCTCACCGGCAGCGTGCTGACCGCCGGCTTCGACCCGGCGAGTTCGCGCGTCAACCTGCTCGTGGTCGCGCGCGCGCTGCCGCCCGAGACGCTCGACCGGCTCGCCGCGGCCATTCCGGTCACGAAGCAGGCGCCGCACTTCGACCCGCTGTTCATGACGAAGGACCAGGCCGTGCGCTCGCTCGACGTGTTCCCGATCGAGTGGCTCGACCTGATCGAGCGCCACCTGCGGCTCGAGGGCGACGACCTGTTCGCCGGCATCGAGGTGCCGCGCACCTGGCTGCGGCACCAGTGCGAGCACGAACTGCGCGGCAAGCATCTCCGGCTGCGGCAGGCGTACCTGGCCTCGGCCGGCCGGGGCGAACGGCTCCGCGAAGTGCTCATGCGCTCGGCGAGCGGCTTTCACACGCTGTTCCGCACGCTCCTGCGGCTGCGCGGCGAGGATCCGCCCGCCAGCACGGAGCGCGTCGTGCAGCGGGTCGCCGACCTGTACGGACTCGACTCCCGCTCGCTGCTCGGCGCCTGGCTGCTGCGCTACTCGCGCAAGGACGAAAGCGGCGACGCGAAGGACCTGTACCGGCGGTTCCTCGTCGAGATCGAGCGGCTGATCGCCGCGATCGACAACCTGCGCGTCTCATGAGGCTCCCGCGCGCGCTCGCGCGCCCGTGGTGGACCCGCGCCCTGGCGCTGGCCGCCCTCCTCGTCCTCGCGCCCCCCTCGCGGGCCGCCGAAACCGGGCGCGCCGGGATTCCGGCCTACTCGGGCTACGTCAACGACGAAGCCGGCGTGCTCAGCGAGCCGCGGCGCGCGCAGCTCGAGGCGTTCCTCGATCAGTTTCACCGGAAGACCGGCGCGCAGTTCGCGCTGCTCACGGTCCGGACGACCGACCCGGAGGAGCCCGACGCCTACAAGGTGCGGGTCTTCGAGAGCTGGGGCATCGGCGCGAAGGATCGCGACGACGGCCTGCTGCTGCTGCTGGCGCTGAAGGAGCGGCGCATCGTCTTCGAGACCGGTTACGGGCTCGAGGGCACGCTGCCCGACGGCTGGCAGGCGACGATGCTGCGCGACCTCGCCGTGCCGCGCTTCCGCGAGGGCGACTACGAGGGAGGCGTCACCGCCGCGGTGCTGGCGGCCGCGCAGCGGGTCGCCGCCGAGAAGGGCGTCACACTCGAGTGGGACGGCAAGGAGCTGCGCTACTCGCGGGCGCGCTCGGGCAAGCTGCCCTCCTGGGTCGCGCTGCTGGTCCTGCTCGTGGTCCTGCAGATCGTCTTCATCGTCGTGCGCTCCTCGCGCAGGCGCGGCGGCCGCGGCCGCAGCCGCAGCAACTGGGACGACTGGTTCTGGGGCGGCGGCGGTTTCGGGGGTGGCCTCGGCGGCGGATTCGGCGGCGGATTCGGGGGCGGCTCGGGCGGCGGCGGCGGGTCGTTCGGCGGATTCGGCGGCGGCGGCAGTGGCGGCGGCGGCGGCGGGGCAAGCTGGTGAAGCGTTGACCGTACCGGCGGCGCACGGAGCGCGGCCGATTCGAAAGGAGAAACCCGGATGCGTGGTGCATTGATCGCGGTGATCGTGGTCGTGGCCGTCCTGCTGCTCGGCGGCGGCTGCGTGGCGGGCAACTACAACCAGCTCGTGCGCGCCAAGGCCGAGGTGGACAACCGCTGGGCGCAGGTGGACAACCAGCTCAAGCGGCGCGGCGACCTGATCGGCAACCTGGTGAACTCGGTCAAGGGCGGCATGATCCAGGAGCAGGAGGTGTTCGGGCGCATCGCCGACGCGCGCGCGGCGATGTCGGGCGCGAAGACGCCGCAACAGTCCATTGACGCGGCGCGCGGCATGGATTCGGCGATCGGCCGCCTGCTGGTCGTGATCGAGAACTACCCGAACCTGAAGAGCCTCGACGTCGTCCAGCAGCTGATGACCGAGATTTCGGGCACCGAGAACCGCCTCGCCACCGAACGCATGCGCTACAACGACCAGGTGAAGGAGTACAACGTGCTCGTTCGCAGCTTCCCAATGAACCTGTTCGCCGGTTTCTTCCGCTACGAGCCGGCGATTCCCTATCCGGTCGCCGAAGCCGACAAGGCGACGCCGAAGGTGGACTTCTCCGACGTGCGCGGCGGCGCGGCGGCGCCGGGCGCACCCGCGACCGGAACGCCCGCGCCCGCGGGCGGCACGACGAAGTAGCCGGACCGCGGCACCCCGAAAGAACCGGCCCGCCGCGCGAACGCGCGGCGGGCCGGTTCGCGTCCGCTCGCGGCGCGCCTCAGGCCGCGCGGTGGCCCGCCGAAACCGCGGCCGCGGGGCTTTCGCCGAACGCCCGCGCGAGCGCCTCGCTCACGAGGCCGTCGAGGCACGCGCCCGTCCACGCCAGCGCGGTCGTGCGACTCTCGATCGGGCTGCGGCCCGAGGCGCGCATCATCGCGTAGCGGACGCACACCGCGGTCACCAGCATGGCGTGACGCTCCTCGATCGGCGCCCCGTTGCCCGCGTCGAGCGACTCGCCCGAGTCCACCAGCTCCTGCAGCAGCGCCAGCCGCCGGGTCGGATCGTCGCGGCGCAGGTCCTCGATCGCCGCGCGCCCGGGAGCGCTCCAGCCCCACGAGCCGAGCGCGACGGCGTGTCGCACCAGCGCGCGCTCGCGCGCCGGCAGCGCCAGCTCGCGCGCGGCGCGTTCGGCCAGGGCGCCCGCCTCGGCCGCCGCGAGCCGGTCCCGCTCGCGCGGGGTCGCGCGCTCGGCGACCAGCTCGAGCGCGCGGTCCTGCGCCGCACGGAAGCGGTTGGCGTTCTGCAGCGCGGTGGCCGCGAGATCGCAGAGCGCCCCGAACGATTCGAGATCGTCGGCGGTGAAGGCGGCGCCATCGGGCCGCTCGTCGGCGACGAGCACGGCCTCGAGGCCGGCGCCCGAGCGCAGCGGCGCGAGCAGGGCCGCGCCGAAGGCCGAGAGCGGGGCCAGCTCCTCGCGGACCTCGGCGAAGCGCTCGAGGTCGGCCCGCGTGATCGGCCGGCCGAGGCCGGTGAGCAATTGCGCCAGCTCGCCGCCGGCGGCGATCCGCGCGCGCGCGCGCGTCGCCCCGGGCTCGCCGCGACTCGCGCGGACCGTGAAGGACACCGCCGGGTCGTGGTCGGGATCGGGCGCCAGCAGCGCCAGCATGCCGCAGCCGAGCATGCGGTGCGCGAGCGCCAGCACGCGTTCGGCGAGGTCGTCCGCGTCGAGCACGCGGGCCAGCTCGCGCCCGGCTCCGAACGCCAGCGCCCGCAGTCGCTGCTCGCGCCGGGCATCGGCCTGCGCGCGGCGCGCCTCGACCTGCGCGCGCACCAGCTCGCGCTCGAGCTCGCCGCTGCGGCGGCGCTGGATGCGCGCCTCGCCCTCGCGCACGAGCAACCGCTGCACGCGCGCGATCAGTTCCTTCGGCGAGAAGGGCTTGGGCAGGAAGTCGTCGGCCCCGCGCGAGAGCCCGTCAATGCGCGCCTCGGTGTCGCCGTGGACCGACACGAGCACGACCGGCACATGCGGGTCCTCGGGGTCGTGGCGCAGCCAGTCGCAGACTTCGAGACCGCCCTTGCCGGGCATGCGCACGTCGAGCACGGCGACGTCGGGGCGCTCGGCGCGCGCGAGCCGGATGGCTTCGTTGCCGTCGGCCGCCGCGACGACGCGCCAGTGCTGGTTCGCGAGCGCGATGCGCAGCAGTTCGAGCACGCGCGCGTCGTCGTCGGCGACGAGCACCAGCGGGGCGGGGATGCGGCGGGCGGTGGCGAGTGGGGGAAGCGGGGTCACGTCGGGCTCCGGGTGGGGATCAGCGGGAGAGCAGATCGTCGAGCGTTTCGGCGTCGAAAGGCTTGCGAAGGCACAGCGTGGCGCCGGCGGACGCCGCCTCGCGTTCCTCGCCGGCGTCGCGGGTGAGCAGGATGAGCCGGAAGGGCTCGCGGCAGGCGCCGCGGAAGTCGAGCAGCCGCTCGACGTGCCCGCGTCCGTGCGAGTCGGGCATGGTCGCGTCGGCGCAGACGAGTGACCAGGGCCCGCGGCTGAGCGCGTGCCACATGCTCTCGCCGTCGCCCACCAGCTCGACGAAGAAGCCGCGGCGCTCGAGCAGCCGGGCGAGGAAGATGCGCGCGACGAGCGAGTCGTCGGCGACCAGCGCGCGGCGGCCGGGCATGGACATGCGCCGCGAGGGCCGCTCGCTCTCCGCGTCGCCGGCGGGGGCCGCCGCGACCACGCCCGCGGCGGGCGCGGCGGAGGCGGACGCGGCGACGTCGCCCGCTGCAGGCGAGGCGGCGACGGGCGCGGCCGGCGGGAGCTCGCCGCCATCCGGCGAGGGCGCCGCGGCAGCGGAGGGCTCTTCGGTGGTGTTCGCGGGCGCGGCGGCAGCCCCGGGCCGCTCCGCGACGCTCGCCGGTGATTCTGCGTTCACCGTGCCCGGCGCCGGAGCGTCGTTCGTCGGATCTGCGGTCGCCACGACATCGGACCCCGGCTCCGGCGACCCGTCGAGCGGCGTCACGTCCTCGGGCCGCAGCACGGTCAGGCTGGGCTCGACGACTCGTGGCGGCGGCGCCGAAGCCGCGGCGGCCTCGCGCTCGCCGCGCAGCAGATCAATGGCCCGCGCGACCGCGTCGGCGAGCGAGTGAGCCTCGCCCGCCGCGCCGCCTGCGGGCGGCGCGCCGGCACGCACGCGCGGCGCGTTGGCCAGCGCCGCGGCCTGCGCGGCGGCCATCTGCACCTCGGGGCCCGGCGCGGAAACGACTCCGGGGCGCGGGCGCGGCGCGGGCGGGGCGACGGCGATCGGGACCGTGGTGCGCAGCAGCCATGCGGGCTCCAGCACCCAGTAGAGCTCGCCGCTCTCGACCCGCACGGCGCGCGTCGCGGCGCCGAAGGGTCCGCGTTCCTCCGCCGGCTCGGCGTGGGCGGCGATGCGCCAGACGATGCGGTCGGCGACCAGCCACGCGCGCGTGAGCCCCAGCGCCACGAGCGCGCCCGGACGTTCGTCCTCGCCGCCGGACGGCGTGGCCAGCGGAGCCAGCACGGGCTCGGGCGCGGCCGACCACTCGGCCGGCGAGTGCATGCGCAGGCGCGCGACCGAGTGCCAGGGAATCGCGGCCGGCACGTGGCCGATGCGCACGAGCAGGAAGGAAGGCCGCTCGACGTGCAGCGGCACGCGCAGCGTCCAGCGCCCGTCGCTCTCGGGCCCGAGGCTGCCTTCCACGGTCGCGAGCACGGCGCCGGCGGGCGCGAGCCCGCCTTCGTGCGCGACCGGACAGGTCAGCGCCAGCGCCGAATCGTGAAAGCCCGCCTGCAGGACGAGCGCTTCGTCGGCGCCGATCCAGTCGAGCGCGGCGCGCAGCGAGGCGGCCACGGGCGCGGTGACGCGGGCGCGGCCGAGGTCGGCATCGGGCTCGAGCGGCAGCCCGGTGAGCACGTCGGCGACGGCATAGACGGGCACGGCGTCCGCGCCCTCGCCGGCCCATTCGGTGTCGCGCAGCGCGCGCGCGAGCGCCTGCAGTTCCGTCTCGGCGGCGAGCAGCGGCTGCGTGGACTGCGCCGCCTCGGCCTCGTCGGCGAGGCGCGTCAGGCGCGCTTCGACGTGCGCGAGATCCGTCGGACGCTCGCCCACGACCTCGCGGCCCAGCTCGTGAAGCGCCTGATCGAGTCCCTCGAGCCCGAGCACCTGCGCGATGCCGCGCGCGACCGCGCGCGCCCGCGCCGGCGCGTCCGGTTCGAGCGCGCGGCGCAGCGCCTCGACCAGGCCGCGGGCGATCTCGCCCTCGGCCGGGTCGGCGGCGCGCCGGGTTCCGGGCCCGGGCGCGTTCACGGGCGCTCCTCGCGTGGCTCGTCCGCGTGCTCGCCGTCGGCGGGCGGCGCCTCGCCCGGCGGCGGCGTCTCGCCGAGCAGGCGCAGTTCGACGGTCGGCGGAGCCGCGTCGCGCTCGCCCGCCGGCGCGGCGGGCGCGAGCCTCAGCGCCAGCGCTTCGCTCTCGGCGGCTTCCTCGTCCACGCGGCGCGCCAGCCGCTCGGCGGCGCGCGAGGCGCGCTCGCCCGCCTGCGAGAGCCGCTCTCCCTTGCGGGCCGCGTCCTGCACCATCTCGCGCACGCGTTCGAGCAGCCGCTGCGCGTCGCCGGGCGGGCGCGCGTCGCCGGCCGACGCGGTCGCGCCCGCCGCCTCGGGCGCCTCGAGACGCGCCAGCGCGTGCTCACGCGCGTCGCGCATTCGGGCGGACGCGTCGGCGACCGCGCTCTCGACTTCGAGGGCGAACTGGCCCGCGCGCTCGGTCATCTCGCGCACGTCGCGGGTCAGCCGCTTGAGCTCGCTGGCCACGTCGCCCTCGGGTCCGCCTTCGAGCTGCGCCGAGCTGACGACGTGGATCGCGATCAGGGTGGCGCGGTTCGCCAGCTGGCGCACCTGCTCGGCCACGTCCTGCACTCGCAACATGCCCTGGCCGAGCGACTCCACGCTCTCGTGCGAGGCCGCGACCAGCCCCTCGAGCACTTCGCGCGTCGCCGGCGGCGCCGCGGGCGCGGCGGCCGGCAGAGCGTCGAGCGCGCCCTGCAGTTCGGCGGACAGCCGCTGAAGCTCGCGCACGGTGGTGAGCAGCGCGGTGGCTTCGACGAATCCGCGCTCCGCCTGCGCGGCGGAATCCTGCGCGTCGGCGAGCGCGGCCGCGAGCTCGCCCGCGATCTGCGAGGCGACTTCGCGGTTCTGCTCGTCCACCGCCGAGCGGCGCGCGATGCCGCGCGAGATCCATTCGTTCAGCTCCTCGGCCGGCCCGGGCGACAGCAGCGGCGCGGTCCACGTTTCCTCGCGCGCCCAGCGCTCGACGGCGTCCTGGAGCTTGCCGAGCTGGGCGCGCAACGCTTCCGTCTCGGCGACCGAGCGGGCGCTGCGGCGCTGCTGGCCGAGCAGGTCCGTGACGGCGCCCGAGAGCCGCGAGAGTTCGCCCCAGCCGCGCGCGCCCGGCAGTCCGCGCAGTTCGGCGACACGGTCGGAGTCCACACCGCGCAGCAGGCCGCGCAGGTGGCCGACGATGTGATGGTCGAGCCACAGCGCGAACGCCAGGCCGGCGAGCAGCGCGAGCAGCGCCACGCCGCCGAGCCAGGCCAGCAGTTCCGCCGGGTCGGTCGCGCCGGGCCGCACGCGCGTGCCGAGCACCCACAGCGAGCCCAGGCCGGCAATGGCCCCACCCGAGGCGCACGCCAGCCACAGCCGCAGGCGCAGGCCCAGGTGCGGCTCGCGCCCGTCGCTCGCGGACGGCTGCGGGTGTTCGTTGCCGGAAGGCGTCGCGGTCATCGTCTCGGCTCCTGGGGGTGCACGTCGCACGCAGGATGCATCACCGGGGAGTTCAGGCAAGCGACATGCCCCGCAGGCACATGAGCGCTCTCACGATGCGCCACGACCGGTGCCCGGCGGGCCGTGCAGCCCGCGATGCCCGCTGCCGGGAGGACGCCGGTTCGACAACGCCATGCCGCCCTTGTGCCTGAACCGAACGAACCTCGCAAGAGTTCTTCATCCCCCGAAAGACAATTGCGAAACGCGGCATCGCATCGGGCGATCGGGGGCGTCGGCGCAGCGCCGGCGCGGTGCTCACCGGCAGGGCCGAATCGGGGCATCGCACCCACGACGTGCGGGGGCTGACACTGAAGTGACGATCGAATCGAGGCTTCATCCCCGTCGCCGCGGGCCGTTCGTGGAACGCGGACGGTCCAGCGGCGGCCGCGGCGCGCGGCGCGCGCGATGGCACGGCGGCTGCAATCAAGTCCTCGTGAAGGCCCACGAGGGGACCGGGAATCCGGTCCCGGGTGGAGGAAAGCCGAGCGCCGAGGCCCGACATGAACCCGCGTCATTACGTCGATCTGAAGGACGCCAGCCGCGACCTGCAGCCCACGTACTACTTCATGATCAACTGTCTCCTGTACAGCCGCATGGAGACGGGGCTGGTCTCGAATCAGGACTGCTACGACGAGGACGTGAACGTCTACCTCGCGCACTTGCTGCACTCGTTCATCAACCCCGAGTACGTGGAGCAGTCCAGGCGGTTCCTGTCCAAGTACGACACCGACGTCTTCCGTCGCCTGTCGAACTCGACCGACGCGCGGCTCAAGTACCAGGTCTACAAGACCAACGCCGACTTCCTGCTGGTCTCGATCGGCATCTTCGACAATCCGACCATCGCCGGCGCCGGCCGGGCCCGGATTCAGCCGAGCGAGGAGGCCTACATCGGCCGCGGCAAGACGTACTACCACTTCGCCTACACCTACTCGCAGCAGATGCACCGCAAGAACGCGGGCGTCGCGGACGTGCTCGAGAAGCTGTCCACGGGGTTCGAGAAGTACCTGCGGATCCTTTCGCACATGCGCGGCGAGTACCTCGACCTGATGAAGCGCTTCTCGAACGGCGAGGTTTACCACCTCGAGCGCAGCATTGACGAGCACTCGCAGCGCGAGCTGCTGCGCGTCAAGCAGGACGAACTGCTCGAGCTGTACTCGGCCTGGCGCACGACGCGGAGCGCCGAGACCGAGGAGAGCCTCGAGCGCGTGGTGTCGGAGATCCGCCAGCTGAACCCCGGCTTCAAGTTCGAGCTGCCGAAGGCCTGAGCCGCGCGCATCCTCTGCCCGGTCGACCGTCCAGTCGCGGGGCATGAGCGGGACCCCGGGGCATTCGCCCCGGGGTCCCCGTCTTTCCGCCAGAGGCCGGTCCCCGGCTACGCGCGCGCCATCTCCTCCCACTGCTGCGGCAGGTCGTGCTCGCGCGGCATCGGCAGCTCGCTGGCGACGATCCCGAGCCAGTCTCCGGGCACGGCCCACACCACGTCGAGCTCGTCGCTGCGCGGATCGAGCCGCGCGCCGTAGACGGGGTGCCCCCAGTGGCGCGACGCCAGCCCCGGGGCGGTGCGGGTCGTGAGGCAGGCGAGCCAGCGGCGGGCGCGTTCGCGCAGGGACACCGGGCTCTCGCCGTGCTCGTAGGCGATCACCAGCTCGAGCGGGGTCGTGAGCGCCCACAGCGACAGCCGGTCGCCGCCGTGAAAGCGCAGCTCGCCGCGGTCCTCGAACGGCTCGACGAGCGCCATCCGCGGGACCGCGTGGCGGCGCACGCGCTCGAAGAACTCGCGCGTCCAGCGCACCGCGAGCGGGTCGCGATCCTCCTCCGGTTCCCCGCCGCGCTCCGGGCCGAGGCTCGCCCACAGGCGGCGGCGCGCGCTCTGCTCGACCATGAAGCGGACGGCGGTGTTGCCTCGACGACTCCCGAACGATCGCATGCACGCCTCCTCACGGGAAGGAACGACACGATGGCGAGACTGGGCGACAGCCGAAGAACCGGAAGGTCAGCGGACCTCGTAGTTGGGCGCCTCCTTGGTGATCTTGATGTCGTGCGGGTGGCTTTCGCGCAGCCCCGCGCCGCTGATGCGCACGAAGCGCGCCTGCGTTCGCAGCTCGTCGATCGTGCGGACGCCGCAGTAGCCCATGCCGGCGCGCAGCCCCCCGACCATCTGGAACACGGTCGAGTGCAGGGGGCCCTTGAACGGCACGCGGCCCTCGATGCCCTCGGGCACGAGCTTGGCGAGCTCGTCGGTGGCTTCCTGAAAGTAGCGCTCGCGGCTGCCTTTCGCCGCGGCCATCGCCGACAGCGAGCCCATGCCGCGGTAGACCTTGTACTGGCGGCCCTCGAGCAGCACGGTTTCGCCGGGGCTCTCCTCGGTGCCGGCGAACAGGCCGCCGATCATGACCGAGTGCCCGCCGGCGGCGATCGCCTTGACGATGTCGCCCGAGTACTTGATGCCGCCGTCGGCGATCAGCGGAACGTCGCTGCCCTCGAGGGCGCGCGCCGCTTCGAGCACGGCGGTGATCTGCGCCATGCCGGCGCCGGTCACGACCCGGGTCGTGCAGATCGCTCCGGGCCCCATGCCGACCTTGACCGCGTCGGCGCCGGCGTCGGCCAGCGCCTTCGCGCCCTCGGCCGTGCTGACGTTGCCGACCACGATGTCGGCGCCGCTCACGCCCGCGCGCAGTCGCTGCGTCGCCTCGATCACCCCCGACGAGTGGCCGTGCGCGCTGTCCACGACCAGCGCGTCCACGCCCGCCTTGATCAGCTCCTGCGCACGCTCGAGGAAGTCGCCACCCGCGCCCACGGCCGCGGCGACGCGGAGGCGGCCCAGCTCGTCCTTGCAGGCGTCGGGGTGCTTGATGCGCTTCTCGATGTCCTTGACGGTGATCAGGCCCTTCAGGCGGCCCTCGTCGTCCACGATCGGCAGCTTCTCGATCCGGTGCTTCGCGAGGATGTCGCGGGCGCCGAGGAGCGTGGTGCCCACCGGCGC includes:
- a CDS encoding 2-oxoacid:acceptor oxidoreductase subunit alpha, translating into MREERARGPGAHVKAVVNDFSIHVATVNGSGSQTANNILLRSILQMGVPVSGKNLFPSNIAGLPTWFTIRVSEKGYVARVAHNDVLVVMNPETAAADVAAMGPGTLIVVNDSIKVPEPPADRIVYRVPMTKLMEPITNDVKLRRLVANMIYVGVVGGLTGIDPAEVEKALAAQLGRKPKAMALNLAAVRAGYGFAAANAPAAPVRFRIERRDLTRNQLLMDGNMAAALGAMFGGVTVVSWYPITPSSSLVESLIGLLEKHRHDPKTGRATFGVVQAEDEIAAIGMVLGAGWAGARAMTATSGPGISLMSEFFGYGYYAEIPGVVWDVQRVGPSTGLPTRTAQGDLSFAYGLGHGDTAYPVLLPGSVAECFEFGGRAFDFSERLQCPLLVLSDLDLGMNNWMTAPFEYPAAPFDRGKVLDDAALETVAKFERYRDVDGDGIPYRTLPGVKNHKGIYFTRGSGHDEAARYTESPEVYVRNMDRLKKKMETARTLLPAPEVREAQGAEVGLIAYGTSHWAVIEALDQLAAAGVKASYLRVRALPLHPEVHAFARRHPRVYVIEQNRDAQLTERLRAELPERAAALRPVLHYSGLPLDARSVTDGVLAHEGVPAAAISEGASR
- a CDS encoding LemA family protein → MRGALIAVIVVVAVLLLGGGCVAGNYNQLVRAKAEVDNRWAQVDNQLKRRGDLIGNLVNSVKGGMIQEQEVFGRIADARAAMSGAKTPQQSIDAARGMDSAIGRLLVVIENYPNLKSLDVVQQLMTEISGTENRLATERMRYNDQVKEYNVLVRSFPMNLFAGFFRYEPAIPYPVAEADKATPKVDFSDVRGGAAAPGAPATGTPAPAGGTTK
- a CDS encoding response regulator — its product is MNAPGPGTRRAADPAEGEIARGLVEALRRALEPDAPARARAVARGIAQVLGLEGLDQALHELGREVVGERPTDLAHVEARLTRLADEAEAAQSTQPLLAAETELQALARALRDTEWAGEGADAVPVYAVADVLTGLPLEPDADLGRARVTAPVAASLRAALDWIGADEALVLQAGFHDSALALTCPVAHEGGLAPAGAVLATVEGSLGPESDGRWTLRVPLHVERPSFLLVRIGHVPAAIPWHSVARLRMHSPAEWSAAPEPVLAPLATPSGGEDERPGALVALGLTRAWLVADRIVWRIAAHAEPAEERGPFGAATRAVRVESGELYWVLEPAWLLRTTVPIAVAPPAPRPRPGVVSAPGPEVQMAAAQAAALANAPRVRAGAPPAGGAAGEAHSLADAVARAIDLLRGEREAAAASAPPPRVVEPSLTVLRPEDVTPLDGSPEPGSDVVATADPTNDAPAPGTVNAESPASVAERPGAAAAPANTTEEPSAAAAPSPDGGELPPAAPVAASPAAGDVAASASAAPAAGVVAAAPAGDAESERPSRRMSMPGRRALVADDSLVARIFLARLLERRGFFVELVGDGESMWHALSRGPWSLVCADATMPDSHGRGHVERLLDFRGACREPFRLILLTRDAGEEREAASAGATLCLRKPFDAETLDDLLSR
- a CDS encoding 2-oxoacid:ferredoxin oxidoreductase subunit beta, which translates into the protein MSATSTPPAGGPPVNRVGLTRADYDGSKTTLCPGCGHNAITGGIIQAAWEAGLEPHRVAKLSGIGCSSKTPAYFLGHSHGFNAVHGRMPSIATGVAVANRGLTLIGVSGDGDTASIGIGQFAHLVRRNVPVVYIVENNGVYGLTKGQFSATADIGSTRKSGEANRLMPIDLCALAIELGCGFVARSFSGDQKQLRPLLQAAFSHPGTAILDVISPCVTFADHEGSSKSYAAVKEHDAPLHDIEFVPYFEDITVDYEPGTTREVGMPDGSHLLLKKLGADYDPTDARAAITVLHDTRQEGKFVTGLIYVNPAVEPFTEELGLVEAPLVSLAQSDLRPSKSVLDGIMNAYLEGSAASAGGGG
- a CDS encoding TPM domain-containing protein; translation: MRLPRALARPWWTRALALAALLVLAPPSRAAETGRAGIPAYSGYVNDEAGVLSEPRRAQLEAFLDQFHRKTGAQFALLTVRTTDPEEPDAYKVRVFESWGIGAKDRDDGLLLLLALKERRIVFETGYGLEGTLPDGWQATMLRDLAVPRFREGDYEGGVTAAVLAAAQRVAAEKGVTLEWDGKELRYSRARSGKLPSWVALLVLLVVLQIVFIVVRSSRRRGGRGRSRSNWDDWFWGGGGFGGGLGGGFGGGFGGGSGGGGGSFGGFGGGGSGGGGGGASW
- a CDS encoding response regulator; amino-acid sequence: MTPLPPLATARRIPAPLVLVADDDARVLELLRIALANQHWRVVAAADGNEAIRLARAERPDVAVLDVRMPGKGGLEVCDWLRHDPEDPHVPVVLVSVHGDTEARIDGLSRGADDFLPKPFSPKELIARVQRLLVREGEARIQRRRSGELERELVRAQVEARRAQADARREQRLRALAFGAGRELARVLDADDLAERVLALAHRMLGCGMLALLAPDPDHDPAVSFTVRASRGEPGATRARARIAAGGELAQLLTGLGRPITRADLERFAEVREELAPLSAFGAALLAPLRSGAGLEAVLVADERPDGAAFTADDLESFGALCDLAATALQNANRFRAAQDRALELVAERATPRERDRLAAAEAGALAERAARELALPARERALVRHAVALGSWGWSAPGRAAIEDLRRDDPTRRLALLQELVDSGESLDAGNGAPIEERHAMLVTAVCVRYAMMRASGRSPIESRTTALAWTGACLDGLVSEALARAFGESPAAAVSAGHRAA